The bacterium genomic interval CGGTCCGTCGGACATCGATGTCCACCGCCGGCTGATGGGCGACACCGGCCCCCTGCCGGGATCTCCATCGGTGGACCGGTGCCCGTACCGGTTCCCCCTCCCGGCCTCCCCGCACCTTGCGGCGGAGCGGGAGGGACGGCGGGTGGACCCGGCCATGATCGAGTCGGCGTACCGTCGTCTCTCGGAGACCCATGACGCCGTGCTCGTCGAGGGGACGGGCGGCTTCCTCGTTCCGCTCGCGGCGGGGCTGCTGACCGGCGATCTCGTCGCGCGGATCGGCCTTCCCGTCCTCGTCGTGACGGCGAACCGGCTCGGCTGCGTGAACGACGCGCTGCTCACCGTCGAGGCGGTGCGCCGCCGGGAGGTCCCCCTGCTGGGGATCGTCTTCAACCGCCTTCCGGGCGAAGGGGACGGGACGCGGGCGGAGGTGCTCGCCGACAATCCGCGGATCGTGGGGGAGACCACGCGGGCGCCCGTCCTGGGCGAGGTACCCCCGCTGTCCGACCCGGCCCGGGGGGCGGAGGCGTTCGCCCCCGTGGGGCGGGCGTTTCTCGAGCGGTGGAGGTCGGCCTGATGGATCGAAAGAATCTTCTCCGGAGAGACCTGCGGCACAACTGGCACCCGTACACCCAGATGAGCACCCTCGCGACGGAGCCGCCGACGCTGATCGACCGCGCGGAGGGGCTCTTCCTCTTCGACGCGGAAGGGAACCGGTATTACGACGCGATCTCGAGCTGGTGGTGCGTCGTCCACGGGCACGGTCATCCGCGGATCCGGGAGGCAGTGACGCGGCAGATGGAGCGGCTGGACCACGTCCTGTTCGCCGGCGTCACCCACGAGCCCGCGGTGCGGCTGGCGTCGCGGCTCGCCGCGATCGCCCCGGAGGGGCTTTCGCGCGTCTTCTTCTCGGACAACGGCTCCACGGCGGTGGAGGTGGCGCTCAAGATGTCGCTGCAGTGCTGGCGAAACCTCGGGAGGGAGGAGCGGACCGGGTTCGTCTGTCTCGATCACGGGTACCACGGGGACACCACCGGGTGCATGAGCGTCAGCGGCGTGGAGGCGTTCCTGCGGGCGTTCCGCCCGATCCTGTTCCCCGCCCGCCGCGTCCCCGCGCCGTACTGTTACCGGTGCCCCGCGGGGAAGACGTACCCGGAGTGCGGCGTTGCGTGCGTCGACGCCCTCGGCGGCGCGCTGCAGGAAGGCGGCGACACGGTCGCCGCGGTGATCCTCGAGCCGCTGCTGCTGGGCGCGGGCGGGATGATCGCCTACCCGCCGGAATACCTATCCCGCGCGGCGGCCCTCGCGCGCGAGAACGGCGCCCACCTCATCCTCGACGAGGTGGCGACCGGGTTCGGGAGGACGGGGACGATGTTCGCCTGCGGGCAGGCAGGGGTGTCCCCGGATTTCCTCTGCCTGTCGAAGGGACTGACGGGGGGCACGATGCCGCTGGCCGCGACGCTCACCACCGCCGAGGTGTACAACTCCTTTCTGGGGGGACCGGACAGCGGGAAGACGTTCTACCACGGCCACACCTACACGGCGAACCCGGTCGGCTGCGCCGCCGCGCTCGCCTCCCTCGACCTGATCGAGGAGGAGGGCCTCGTCGACAACGTGGCGCGCCTCGCCCCCCGCCTCGCGGAAGGGGTGCGGGAACTGGCCGGGCTGCCGCTGGTGGGGGACGTGCGCGGGATCGGCACGGTGGCGGCGCTCGAGCTGGTTTCGGACAAGGGTACGAAGGAGCCGCTGCCGGGGACCGCGCCGGTCTTCCGCGAGATCCGTCTCGAGGGGATGCGCCGCGGCCTCTTCCTGCGTCCGATGGGGAACGTCGTCTACCTCTTCCTGCCCCAGGCGGTCACCCGCGAAGCCTTGGACGATATTCTCGACCGCTTCGGCGGCGTCTTAAAGAGTGTGCTGAAGCGGTAATGCAGGCTTGTGGGTTGTGGGCGTGGGACACTCCTTCCCTTCCTCCCGGGGTTGAACCAGGAATGTCCCCCGAAAGCGCCTGTACCTTCGAGAAACTTGCTCCCCGTTGAATAAGTCCAGAGATACATCCCCTTTGCCTTTCGGTGTCGCCCGGGGGTGGGTGCGGGATTGCCGCTCCCTGTGCGTGCTGACCGGCGCCGGGGTGTCGGCGGAGAGCGGCGTCCCCACGTTCCGCGGGCCGGAAGGATTATGGAAGCGGAGGGATCCGATGTCGCTGGCCACCCCGGGGGCGTTCGCGGCCGATCCGCGGGAAGTGTGGGAGTGGTACCAGTGGCGCCGGCAGAGGATCCGGGGCTGTACGCCGAACCCGGGCCACGCGGCCCTGGCCGCCGTGGAGGCGTCCAAGACGGACTTCCTCCTCGTGACGCAGAACGTGGATGGCCTCCACCGCGCGGCGGGGTCGCGCCGGGTGGCGGAGATCCACGGGAGCATCTGGGCGGTCCGGTGCGTGGGGTGCGGCGCGGAACAGGAAGAGCGGGGCGATTTCGCGGAGCTTCCGCCGCGATGCGCCGCGTGCGGCGGGGTGCTGCGTCCCGGGGTGGTCTGGTTCGGGGAGACGCTCCCCCCGGGCCCGTCCGACGCGGCGATGGAGATGCTCTCCCGATGCGAGGTGCTGATCGTCGCGGGGACCTCCGCGGTCATCTCCCCCGCGTCCGGCTACGCCGCCGTGGCGAAGCGCCGCGGCGCCCGGGTGATCGAGGTCAATCCGGACGAGACGCCCGTGTCCGGGCTCTGCGACGCGACGTTCCGCGGCAAGTCGGGCGAGGTGCTCCCGATGCTGTTGGGCTACCCCAGGTCGTCGTAAGGACGCAGGCGGAAGGAGACGCCGGGGATCGACTCGGCGAGATGCCGGACCGCCCCTGTGTCGAGGCCGGGCAGGG includes:
- the bioD gene encoding dethiobiotin synthase, which translates into the protein MKGVFVTGTGTGVGKTVVCGLLAGFLRSRGMRVTTQKWVETGVADGPSDIDVHRRLMGDTGPLPGSPSVDRCPYRFPLPASPHLAAEREGRRVDPAMIESAYRRLSETHDAVLVEGTGGFLVPLAAGLLTGDLVARIGLPVLVVTANRLGCVNDALLTVEAVRRREVPLLGIVFNRLPGEGDGTRAEVLADNPRIVGETTRAPVLGEVPPLSDPARGAEAFAPVGRAFLERWRSA
- a CDS encoding NAD-dependent deacylase translates to MRDCRSLCVLTGAGVSAESGVPTFRGPEGLWKRRDPMSLATPGAFAADPREVWEWYQWRRQRIRGCTPNPGHAALAAVEASKTDFLLVTQNVDGLHRAAGSRRVAEIHGSIWAVRCVGCGAEQEERGDFAELPPRCAACGGVLRPGVVWFGETLPPGPSDAAMEMLSRCEVLIVAGTSAVISPASGYAAVAKRRGARVIEVNPDETPVSGLCDATFRGKSGEVLPMLLGYPRSS
- the bioA gene encoding adenosylmethionine--8-amino-7-oxononanoate transaminase, which codes for MDRKNLLRRDLRHNWHPYTQMSTLATEPPTLIDRAEGLFLFDAEGNRYYDAISSWWCVVHGHGHPRIREAVTRQMERLDHVLFAGVTHEPAVRLASRLAAIAPEGLSRVFFSDNGSTAVEVALKMSLQCWRNLGREERTGFVCLDHGYHGDTTGCMSVSGVEAFLRAFRPILFPARRVPAPYCYRCPAGKTYPECGVACVDALGGALQEGGDTVAAVILEPLLLGAGGMIAYPPEYLSRAAALARENGAHLILDEVATGFGRTGTMFACGQAGVSPDFLCLSKGLTGGTMPLAATLTTAEVYNSFLGGPDSGKTFYHGHTYTANPVGCAAALASLDLIEEEGLVDNVARLAPRLAEGVRELAGLPLVGDVRGIGTVAALELVSDKGTKEPLPGTAPVFREIRLEGMRRGLFLRPMGNVVYLFLPQAVTREALDDILDRFGGVLKSVLKR